The proteins below come from a single Juglans regia cultivar Chandler chromosome 12, Walnut 2.0, whole genome shotgun sequence genomic window:
- the LOC109003522 gene encoding C-terminal binding protein AN gives MRSSTALSHRNKPASSLPSVVTLNCIEDCALEQESLVGAAAVEHVPLSRLADGKIESAAAVILHSLSYLPRAAQRRLRPYQLILCLGSADRSVDSALAADLGLRLVHVDASRAEEIADSVMALFLGLLRRTHLLSRHALSASGWLGSVQPLCRGMRRCRGLVLGIIGRSASSKSLATRSLAFKMSVLYFDVHEGEGKVSRTSITFPSAARRMDTLNDLLAASDLISLHCALTNETVHIINAECLQHIKPGAFIVNTGSSQLMDDCAVKQLLIDGTIAGCALDGAEGPQWMEAWVKEMPNVLILPRSADYSEEVWMEIRDKAISMLQTFFIDGVVPKNAISDEEEEECEIDDENAQADKQDNESALQGLIGEQLTDDVLVSPESSEKKGAKNSKESPSQHQVSGLSQNTATRSEGRRSRSGKKAKKRHTRQKPQQKSGEPSVLEKGSTLLQEDDTAMSGTDQALSSSSRFASPDESRNRKTPMDSMQESTSDQLLKSKKKLSGKSDELLKDGYVVALYARDRPLLHVSRQRVKNGGWFLDTMSNVTTRDPAAQFLVVFRSKDTIGLRSFAAGGKLLQINRRMEFVFASHSFDVWESWMLEGPLDACQLINCRNPSAALDVRIEVLAAVGEDGITRWLD, from the exons ATGAGATCCTCTACGGCATTGTCCCACCGTAACAAACCCGCATCGTCTCTGCCCTCTGTGGTCACCCTTAATTGCATTGAAGATTGCGCTTTGGAGCAGGAGTCTTTGGTCGGGGCTGCCGCAGTAGAGCACGTCCCGCTCAGCCGTTTGGCCGATGGTAAGATCGAGTCTGCCGCTGCTGTTATCCTCCATTCCCTCTCTTACCTCCCACGCGCCGCCCAGCGCCGCCTCCGCCCCTACCAGCTCATTCTCTGCCTCGGCTCCGCCGACCGCTCCGTCGACTCCGCCCTTGCCGCTGACCTCGGGCTCCGACTCGTTCACGTCGACGCCTCTAGAGCCGAGGAGATCGCCGACTCGGTTATGGCGCTCTTCCTTGGCTTGCTGCGCAGGACGCACTTGCTCTCCCGCCATGCGCTCTCGGCTTCGGGATGGCTCGGCTCGGTGCAGCCACTTTGCCGAGGAATGCGACGCTGCCGTGGCTTGGTTTTGGGCATCATAGGTAGATCTGCCTCGTCTAAGTCTTTGGCTACTAGGAGCTTAGCCTTCAAGATGAGCGTGCTCTATTTCGACGTTCATGAG GGAGAAGGAAAAGTAAGCAGGACTTCAATAACTTTTCCTTCGGCAGCCCGAAGAATGGATACTCTTAATGATTTACTTGCTGCAAGTGACCTTATTTCACTTCATTGTGCCCTAACAAATGAAACAGTCCACATTATTAATGCAGAATGCTTGCAGCATATAAAGCCTG GGGCTTTTATTGTCAATACGGGTAGCAGTCAGCTGATGGATGATTGTGCTGTGAAGCAGCTTTTGATTGATGGCACCATAGCTGGCTGTGCCCTGGATGGTGCTGAAGGGCCACAATGGATGGAAGCTTGG GTAAAGGAGATGCCCAATGTATTGATTCTTCCACGAAGTGCAGACTATAGTGAAGAAGTATGGATGGAGATAAGGGATAAAGCTATCTCTATGTTGCAGACATTCTTCATTGATGGTGTTGTTCCAAAGAATGCCATTTCtgatgaggaagaagaggaatgtgaaatagatgatgaaaatgCACAAGCTGATAAGCAAGACAACGAAAGTGCTCTGCAGGGTTTGATTGGTGAGCAATTGACAGATGATGTTCTTGTAAGCCCAGAAAGCTCTGAGAAAAAAGGTGCTAAAAACTCCAAAGAGTCTCCTAGCCAGCACCAGGTTTCAGGTTTGTCTCAAAATACCGCTACCAGATCTGAAGGAAGGCGAAGCAGATCAGGTAAGAAGGCTAAGAAGAGACATACACGTCAAAAGCCCCAGCAAAAATCAGGTGAACCCTCAGTACTAGAAAAGGGAAGTACCTTGCTTCAAGAAGATGATACTGCCATGAGTGGTACGGACCAAGCATTAAGTTCCAGTTCCCGGTTTGCTTCCCCTGACGAATCAAGAAATAGAAAAACACCTATGGATTCAATGCAAGAATCAACTTCTGACCAGCTTTTGAAATCAAAAAAGAAGCTCAGTGGAAAGTCTGACGAATTGTTGAAAGATGGGTATGTTGTAGCCTTATATGCTAGAGATCGTCCTTTGCTCCATGTGTCGAGGCAAAGAGTTAAAAATGGTGGTTGGTTCCTGGATACCATGTCAAATGTAACAACAAGAGATCCTGCAGCACAGTTCCTTGTCGTTTTCAGAAGCAAG GACACAATTGGTTTGCGATCATTTGCTGCTGGTGGGAAATTATTGCAG ATTAATAGAAGAATGGAATTTGTATTTGCTAGTCACAGCTTTGATGTCTGGGAGAGCTGGATGTTGGAAGGCCCTTTGGATGCGTGCCAACTCATTAACTGTAGAAATCCGTCA GCTGCTTTGGATGTACGCATTGAGGTTTTGGCGGCTGTTGGGGAAGATGGGATTACTCGCTGGCTTGATTGA